TAACTCACATTAAGTCCGAAATCTTTAAGAGTTTCATACATTATTATTGTTGCTGTGATTCCATCAGCATCTTTATCTCCAAAGATTAATATGTTTTCATTCTCTTTAATTGCTTTATTAATTCTTTTTATAAATTTATCTATATTTTTTAATAAAAACGGGTTGTGTAATAAATTTACGCTGTCTTCAAGGAAAAACATAAAATCTTCTTCTTTGATTTCTCGCTTTATAAGCAAAGTTGCTTCAAAAGGATTGATATTATATTGCTTAACAATGCGATTTAATTCTTGGGCTTGTATATTAATTTCTTTTTGTTTCCAAATTTTCATTTACTTCTCTAGAATTTATTTTTTAATCGATTTTTCAAGGACTCTACTTTACCAACTTCACCATAGATTAATTTTAAGCAGTAGTGAATGTGCTTATTATTAAATGGTATAGGTTTAGTGGATTGTAATTTTCACCATAATCTAAATTCATGACCATAGTTTTAACTGTGAAAATTCTCATTATATTATTTTATAATAAAAAAAAATATTATTAAATGAATTTCCATAAAATATTTGTTTTGTTATAATTAGCTTAGGAGATTTCAAATTTTATGGATGAATTTAAAAAAGCTAGATTGGTAGACAAAAAGAAAGAAAAAACCGTAGCTGGAATTTTGCCTCATTCTAATAAACCCGCAAGAGTGCCTTTAATAGCAGTTCCTTCCCATCCAGTTTTCCCGGGGATGTTTATTCCAATTGTTATAATCTCTGATTCTGACATGAAAGCAATCGATTATGCTATGAAAGGTAATGGAATCATTGCTTTGTTTGTTTTGAATGATAAATTTTTAGAAAAAAATAATAATAATGCTCAACAGAAGTTAATTGTTGATTATAGTAAAGATATTTATTCTGTTGGAGTTACTGGAAAAGTAATAAAAAAAATTAATCTTCCAGATGGTGGTTATAATATATTCGTTTCAACCTTTGATAGGATTAAATTTGTTAAAGTTGTTCTTAATGATAAGTTTCCCATAATTGAGATTGACTATTTAAAGCAAATTCCAGTTAGAAAAGATGATATTCAATCAAAGGCAGTTTACAGCAGTATTTTGCTTAGAACTAAAGAGATATTTTCACATAGAAAAATGCCGGAAGTTCAATTAAATATGGTTAATATTGAAGATAAGGGGAAATTATGTGATATTGTTGCTAGTACTATTTCATCTTCAAAAAATGATCATCAAATAGTTCTTGAAACTTTAAGTGTAAAAGATAGGCTCAAAAAAGTTTTAGAGCTAATTTATGAAGAGCTTAATTTAATTGAAATTCAAAATAAAATTGCTAAGGGCATTCAAGAGAGATTAGAAAAACAACAAAAAGAGTTTTTTTTAAAAGAACAGCTTAAAGCTATTAAAGCTGAACTTGGCATAGGGGATAAAAAAAATAGTGATTTAGAAAAGCTTAAAACCAAGCTAAAGGCTTTGGAGTTAAAAGGAGAGTCTTTAGAGGTAGTTGAAAAAGAGTTGGAAAAGTTTTCACTTCTTGAGACAAGTTCGGCTGAATATATTGTTATTAGAAATTATCTTGAGCTTATTACTGAGCTTCCTTGGCGAGATTTGAAAATTAATTTTGATAAATTAGATTTGCAAAAATCTAAGAAAATTTTAGATAAAACTCATTATGGAATGACAGAAGTTAAGAATAGAATTATTGAATATATTTCCGTTCTTAAATTAAGAAAGACTCAAAAGGGCGCTATTATTCTTTTGGTAGGACCTCCTGGTGTGGGAAAAACTTCTATTGGGGCAGCTATTGCCAAAGTTTTGCGCACTAAGTTTTTTAGATTTTCTGTTGGTGGAATGCGTGATGAATCAGAGCTTAAGGGACACAGAAGAACTTATGTTGGTGCTTTGCCTGGCAAAATTATTCAAGGCTTAAGAATTACTAAGACAAATTCTCCTGTTTTTTTAATTGATGAGGTGGATAAAATTTCTGCTTCAAATTATGGGGATCCTTTTTCAGTTCTTCTTGAAGTTTTAGATCCCGAACAGAATGTTAAATTTAGAGATCATTAT
This portion of the Borreliella afzelii genome encodes:
- the lon gene encoding endopeptidase La → MDEFKKARLVDKKKEKTVAGILPHSNKPARVPLIAVPSHPVFPGMFIPIVIISDSDMKAIDYAMKGNGIIALFVLNDKFLEKNNNNAQQKLIVDYSKDIYSVGVTGKVIKKINLPDGGYNIFVSTFDRIKFVKVVLNDKFPIIEIDYLKQIPVRKDDIQSKAVYSSILLRTKEIFSHRKMPEVQLNMVNIEDKGKLCDIVASTISSSKNDHQIVLETLSVKDRLKKVLELIYEELNLIEIQNKIAKGIQERLEKQQKEFFLKEQLKAIKAELGIGDKKNSDLEKLKTKLKALELKGESLEVVEKELEKFSLLETSSAEYIVIRNYLELITELPWRDLKINFDKLDLQKSKKILDKTHYGMTEVKNRIIEYISVLKLRKTQKGAIILLVGPPGVGKTSIGAAIAKVLRTKFFRFSVGGMRDESELKGHRRTYVGALPGKIIQGLRITKTNSPVFLIDEVDKISASNYGDPFSVLLEVLDPEQNVKFRDHYLDLPFDISNVFFILTANSVETIPRPLLNRMEVIEISGYVDNEKIEIARKYLIPKVLSENGVDKDSLKFQSSALVQIAQEYARDNGVRNFEKYLNKIVRKVARKLIENTEVKSYQISNDNLEEYVGVPVFRKESMLNAMYSGMVMGLAWTNYGGSTLMIETVKTESKVGGIKLTGRLGDVMKESANIAYTYVNSIKGDLNISKSFFEKNIIHLHIPEGATPKDGPSAGITIASAFISLALNKVVRPHLAMTGELSLTGNVMMIGGLREKIIAAKRSGVEHIIVPRANKVDLEEIPINIKSGINFYLVDNMREVIKLLF